GCACGTCAACGCGATGGGCGCCGACGCCGAGGGCAAACACGAAATCGCCGACGAGGTGCTGCTCGACTGCAAACTCGTCATCGACGACCACGCCCAGACCACGCACTCCGGCGAAATCAACGTCCCGTACCACGAGGGTGTCCTCGACGACGACGACATCTACGGCGAAATCGGCGAAATCGTCACCGACGCGAAGGAGGGCCGCACCGCCGACGACGGCGTGAGCGTCTTCGACTCCACGGGCCTCGCGATTCAGGACGTGGCCGCCGCCCACGTCGTCTACGAGCACGCCGACGAACACGACAACGGCTACGAGTTCGACCTGCTCGGCGTCTGAGCCGGCGGCTGTTCTCGCTCGCGTCCCGGCGTCCGCGTGGCGCAACCCCTTATGCCCCCCGCGCCGTAGCCCCGGCAATGACTGCGAGTGGGCGACGCGCCGGAGGCGACCATGTCTAACTCGAACGCGAAGGGGAATCGACGCGAGCGCGAACTCGTGAACGAACTGGACGCGCGCGGATTCGCGGTGATGCGCGCGCCGGCGTCGGGCGCGGCGACGGACCGCGAACTCCCGGACGTGCTCGCGGGCGACGGCGACGTGTTCTACGCCGTCGAGGCGAAGTCCAGCGCCGGCGACCCCATCTACCTCACCGGCGAGGAGGTCGAAGCGCTCGTCTACTTCGCGCAGAACTTCGGCGCGAAACCCCGCATCGGCGTACGCTTCGACCGCGAGGACTGGTACTTCTTCCACCCCGCCGACCTCCACACGACGGACGCCGGGAGTTACCGCGTGAAAAAAGAGAAAGCGCTCGCCGACGGCACGGACATCGAGGAACTCACCGGCGAATCCGAGAAGACCGGTCTCGACGACTACTGACGCACTCGGCGACTACTGTCCCTTCTGCGGTCGGCGGAGCCGACCCCGCGGGAACGAGTAGCGCTTCAATTTCTCGGGTGTCACGTCCTCGGGCGAGACGCCGCGTCCGAGCGGGAACAGGACGTCGACGACCACGTC
The nucleotide sequence above comes from Halobacterium litoreum. Encoded proteins:
- the hjc gene encoding Holliday junction resolvase Hjc, which translates into the protein MSNSNAKGNRRERELVNELDARGFAVMRAPASGAATDRELPDVLAGDGDVFYAVEAKSSAGDPIYLTGEEVEALVYFAQNFGAKPRIGVRFDREDWYFFHPADLHTTDAGSYRVKKEKALADGTDIEELTGESEKTGLDDY